In the Pseudomonas sp. DTU_2021_1001937_2_SI_NGA_ILE_001 genome, one interval contains:
- a CDS encoding LysR family transcriptional regulator has protein sequence MELRHLRYFRVVAQTLNFTRAAEQLNIAQPPLSRQIQQLEDELGVELLERARPLRLTEAGRFFYEHSSQLLEQLKRISDDTRRVANGSKRWLGIGFAPSTLYGQLPELIRRLRGFGDVELGLSELITLQQVEALKSGRIDIGFGRMLFDDPAITQEVLREDPLVAALPAGHPLLAGPASLQRLAQEPFVLYPGNPRPSYADHVLGLFSRQGLSIHVAQMANELQTAIGLVAAGIGITLVPASVQRLHRDDIGYTELLDSHATSPIVISYRQGDSSELLRQCLREVREM, from the coding sequence GTGGAACTGCGACATTTGCGTTATTTCCGGGTCGTCGCGCAAACCCTCAACTTCACCCGCGCTGCCGAACAGCTGAACATCGCCCAGCCGCCGCTGAGCCGGCAGATCCAGCAACTGGAGGATGAACTTGGGGTAGAGCTGCTGGAGCGCGCCCGCCCGCTGCGCCTCACCGAGGCCGGGCGTTTCTTCTATGAACACTCCTCGCAACTGCTGGAGCAGCTCAAGCGTATCAGTGACGATACCCGCCGGGTTGCCAACGGCAGCAAGCGCTGGCTGGGCATCGGCTTCGCGCCGTCGACCCTGTATGGCCAGCTGCCGGAGCTGATCCGCCGCCTGCGAGGCTTCGGTGACGTGGAGCTGGGGCTGTCGGAGCTGATTACCCTGCAACAGGTGGAAGCATTGAAGAGCGGGCGTATCGACATCGGCTTCGGGCGCATGCTGTTCGATGACCCGGCCATCACCCAGGAGGTGCTGCGCGAAGACCCGCTGGTGGCCGCCCTGCCTGCCGGCCACCCGCTGCTGGCCGGCCCGGCGAGCCTGCAACGACTGGCCCAAGAGCCCTTCGTGCTGTACCCCGGCAACCCGCGCCCCAGCTACGCCGATCATGTGCTGGGGCTGTTCAGCCGCCAGGGCCTGAGCATCCATGTGGCGCAGATGGCCAACGAACTGCAGACCGCCATCGGCCTGGTCGCCGCCGGCATCGGCATCACCCTGGTGCCCGCTTCGGTGCAGCGCCTGCACCGCGACGACATCGGCTACACCGAACTGCTCGACAGCCACGCCACCTCGCCCATCGTCATCAGCTACCGCCAGGGCGACAGCTCGGAACTGCTGCGCCAGTGCCTGCGCGAGGTGCGGGAGATGTGA
- a CDS encoding muconate cycloisomerase family protein, with the protein MSAPITIQSFETLIVDLPTIRPHKLAMHTMHGQTLVILRIRCSDGIVGIGEATTIGGLAYAGESPESIKINIDTWFAPLLIGQDATNLNAAMQRVDRGIRGNTFARSGVETALLDAQGKRLGLPVAEVLGGRVRDGVEVAWTLASGDTGRDIDEAEQMLDRRRHRHFKLKIGAGDVARDIAHVAAIKKALGERASVRVDINQAWSEAVAISASRRLAEAGVELIEQPLSRFDRAGMARLNAHSPIPLMADEAIESVPDSFALAQLGVAPIFALKIAKTGGPRAVLRTAAIAEAAGIGLYGGTMLEGSVGTLASAHAFATLDKLEWHTELFGPLLLTEDILVEAPLYRDFQLMIPTTPGLGLELDEQRLARFARR; encoded by the coding sequence ATGAGCGCACCCATAACAATACAAAGCTTCGAGACGCTGATCGTCGACCTGCCGACCATCCGCCCGCACAAGCTGGCCATGCACACCATGCACGGGCAGACCCTGGTGATCCTGCGCATCCGCTGCAGCGATGGCATCGTCGGTATCGGCGAGGCCACCACCATCGGCGGCCTGGCCTACGCCGGGGAGAGCCCGGAAAGCATCAAGATCAATATCGACACCTGGTTCGCGCCCTTGCTGATCGGCCAGGACGCCACCAACCTGAATGCCGCGATGCAGCGCGTCGACCGTGGCATCCGTGGCAACACCTTTGCCCGCAGTGGGGTGGAAACCGCCTTGCTCGATGCCCAGGGCAAGCGCCTGGGCCTGCCAGTGGCCGAAGTGCTCGGCGGCCGTGTGCGTGATGGTGTGGAAGTGGCCTGGACCCTGGCCAGCGGCGACACCGGTCGTGATATCGACGAAGCCGAACAGATGCTCGACCGCCGTCGTCATCGCCACTTCAAGCTGAAGATCGGCGCGGGTGACGTGGCCCGCGACATCGCCCACGTGGCGGCGATCAAGAAGGCCCTGGGCGAGCGTGCCAGCGTGCGCGTGGACATCAACCAGGCCTGGAGCGAGGCCGTGGCCATCAGCGCCAGCCGACGCCTGGCCGAGGCCGGTGTCGAGCTGATCGAACAGCCGCTGTCGCGCTTCGACCGCGCTGGCATGGCACGCCTCAATGCGCACAGCCCGATCCCGCTGATGGCTGACGAAGCCATCGAGTCGGTGCCCGACAGCTTTGCCCTGGCCCAGCTGGGCGTGGCACCGATCTTCGCCCTGAAGATCGCCAAGACCGGCGGCCCGCGTGCGGTACTGCGCACCGCAGCGATTGCCGAGGCGGCCGGTATCGGCCTGTACGGCGGCACCATGCTCGAAGGCAGTGTCGGCACGCTGGCCTCGGCGCATGCCTTCGCCACCCTCGACAAGCTGGAATGGCATACCGAGCTGTTCGGGCCGCTGCTGCTGACCGAGGACATCCTCGTCGAAGCGCCACTGTACCGCGACTTCCAGCTGATGATCCCGACCACGCCAGGCCTGGGCCTGGAGCTGGACGAACAACGCCTGGCGCGCTTCGCCCGCCGCTGA
- the catC gene encoding muconolactone Delta-isomerase, whose product MLFHVRMTVKLPVDMPAEQAAKLKADEKELAQRLQREGTWRHLWRIAGLYANFSIFDVPDNQALHDTLMQLPLYPYMDIEVTPLCRHPSSVHADDR is encoded by the coding sequence ATGCTTTTTCACGTGCGCATGACCGTCAAGCTACCGGTCGACATGCCCGCCGAGCAGGCGGCCAAGCTCAAGGCCGATGAAAAGGAGCTGGCCCAGCGCCTGCAGCGCGAAGGCACCTGGCGTCATCTGTGGCGCATTGCGGGCCTGTATGCCAACTTCAGCATTTTCGACGTGCCGGACAACCAGGCCCTGCACGATACCCTGATGCAACTGCCGCTTTACCCGTACATGGATATCGAAGTCACGCCGCTGTGCCGCCATCCGTCGTCGGTGCATGCCGACGACCGCTGA